DNA from Bacillota bacterium:
ATCGGAGCCCAATAAACTGACCAAAGATGCCAGAGACATGGGAACATACAGCCTCCCTATAGACGCGACGCCAAGGGTTTAGTAAGACTGTTGTCTGTTTCACACATACAGATCCGTGGTGCTATTGGTCGCCATCCGACGGTGGAACCACCGCTTCCGTACCCCAAAAGCTAAGGGGAGCCGCGGAAACCCTTCATCCAAAGCAAGAACCGACGTCCTATCCCCAGGCCCGCCCACCAATGCGGTTTTCGCAACCTCGGTTTCTAGAAAACCCTGTTACCCCAGACCTTTTTCACTTGGTCTGTGCCAAGATACATGAAGTTCTCAAAGGAGCCTTCGAAAGAGCCATGATCGGTCCCAAATACCTGCGCAAACCGGTTGAAATACGGTATTTTTCCCTGTATAATATCCTTGACTACCTAGGTAGTGTAGTGGCCTAAAGAGGCAGCAGAAGCTCGTTAAGACAGGTTTGTTATTGGGGAATTGTGGACCCCAGGCGCAAACCAAAGGTTTTAGAGCATCTGTACTTCCGGCCTTCTTGGAACAGAGGTAGTATCCAGTACTTCCACAACAAAGGGGGAAGACCGCAGCCATCCCACCACCCTCTTGGTGGTGGGTTTATTGCGGATATTTCGTGGAACGGTTACAGGAGATAATTGCGTCAATAAAAGATCTGGGCTTCACAGAGTACGAAGCCCGAGCATATATCGCAGCCTTACAGAAGGGCCAGCCGGTCACTGGATATGAACTCAGTAAACTATCCGGCGTTCCCACTTCCAAGATTTACGAAACCATCGATCGTCTTAAAGAAAAGGGAGCCCTCTGGGCCAATCTTACTGATCCCGTCAAGTATGTAGCTGTCAATCCCCAGCAATTGCTTCGACAATGTCAACAGCAGTTTGAACAAACCATCAGTTTTCTCAACGACAATTTCGCTCAACTTTTCATCGACAAGGGTTCCGAGCAGATCTGGAACATACACGGCTACGACAGCATCCTCGCCAAAGCAGAAGACATCATTGAAAACTGTACCGACCAAGCCTTGGTGGCCCTGTGGCCAGAGGAAGCAGAGCCTTTGGAACACGCGTTGTCGAACAAGGATCGGGTGATCGTCTTGGCCTTTGGGGATTTGGCTTCCTTGGGAACCACCCGTTTGTTCCAACATGATTACCAAAAAGCAGTGGAAGAAGAACAGAAAAATCGACTCTTTGTAGTCACCGCCGATGGTGAGGAGGCACTGATTGCCACCATGCACCAGCACGCCCACGGAGTTTGGACAACAAACCCCGCCCTCGTCCTCATTGCCCAGGAATACATCAAACATGAGATCTATCAAGTACGTATCATGCGGCACTTTGGGGAGGAGTTTGCGGAGGTTTTTGGTCATAATCTACAAAAATTACGTCTCGGTTAGCGAGCACAACAGTAGGAGAAAGGATTGGATAATTGTGGACGTATTAGTAATCAACAGTGGGAGTTCCTCATTAAAGTACAAGCTGTTCAACATGGAGAACGAAACGGTTCTCGCTTCGGGCCTGGTGGAACGGATCGGCGTAAACGGCACTGGTAACTATGTTTTTGCCCATAACGGCCACGAGAAGCGGAATCTGGAAAGACCCATCGAGAACCATCGGGAAGCCCTGAAGCTAGTACTGGACACTCTCCTTGATCCCACCTATGGTGTTGTAAAGGATCTTTCAGAGATCTATGCTGTGGGCCACCGGGTGCTCCACGGTAAAGAGGTCTATGATGATTCCGTAGTGATCACCGACGAAGTAGTCACCACCCTGGAAGGTTTCATCGAACTAGGTCCTCTGCACATGCCCGCCAATATCATGGGGATCAAGGCCTGTAGTGAGCTGATGCCCAACGTGGTCCAAGTGGCCGCTTTCGATACTGCCTTCCATCAGACCCTACCGGAGAAGGCCTTCTTGTACGCTGTTCCCTACGAACTATATAAAGAACACGGTATCCGCAAGTACGGGTTCCACGGCACTTCCCATCGTTACTTGGTGCACCAGGCCGCCGAAATCCTGGGACAACCCCTGGAGGACCTGCGCATCATCACCATGCATCTGGGTAATGGTTGCAGTATGGCCGCGGTGAAAGGCGGGGTCTGTATCGATACTACCATGGGACTGACCCCCTTGGAGGGGCTCGTCATGGGTACCCGGTCCGGTGATGTAGATCCGGCCATCACCCGTTTTCTGGCGGAAAAACTCAATATGTCCATCCTGGACATTGATCGCATGCTAAACAAAGAGAGTGGTCTGTTGGGGATCTCCGGCATCAGCTCCGACATGCGGGATATCCATGCCGCGATTAGGGAAGGCAACGAGCGGGCACGCTTAGCCTATGAAGTATTCGTTTATCGAATTCGGAAGTATGTGGGTAGCTATGCCGTGGCCCTCGGCGGCGTGGACGTCATGATCTTTGCCGGTGGCATCGGCGAAAACGACCATCAGGTCCGTTACGATGTCTTGAAAGATATGGAGCTGTTGGGCGTGGAAATCGATGAAGCTAAAAACCAAAAGGGTAACAGGGCTGAAAACATCATTTCTACCGATACATCTAAAGTAAAGGTCATGGTCATCCCCACCGATGAGGAACTGGTCATCGCCCGGGATGCCCTGCGCCTGGCGAAAGCGGAATACGCTGTAAAATAGGTTACAAACAGGAGGGGCAAGATTGCCTTTGACACTCACTACTAAGCTTCGGGAAAAGGCAAGGGAATTGGGAATCGATGCCTTAGGCATCATCCCCGCCTCCTCCTTCCAACGTTTGGCCAGCCTGTTAGAAAAAAGAACCCTTTCCCCCTGGGCCCCCCAGGATCGAAACGCGGCCATCGACCCGAGCTTGGTCCTCCCCAAGGCCCAAAGCATCATCTGCACCGCCATTTCATATAACAACGAAATCGGAAACAGTACAGGACCCCGCATCGCCCGGTATGCCCGGGTACAGGACTACCACCGGGTGTTTACCGGGAAGCTTAACCAATTGGGCCAGTATCTACAGGAGCTTACCGGCGCCCAGTTTCGTGTCTGTGTGGATACAGGCCCCCTCTTCGACCGGGAAGCGGCGTATCTGGCTGGAATCGGCTTCTATGGAAAGAACAATTGCATCATCCATCCGGAGCTGGGCTCCTGGGTTTTTCTCGGGGAGATTGTCACCACCTATCCCCTCCCCGCCACTGGGGTATCCCCTTTGGTATCGGCCTGTGGAGATTGCCAACGCTGCCTTCAGGCCTGTCCCACCCAAGCCCTTGGGCCTTACCGGTTGGATTACACCAAGTGTCTTAGCTATCTCACCCAGAGCAAAGAATTCATCCCCTTGGATCTTTGGCCCCAGTTTGAAAACACCCTTTACGGGTGCGACCGCTGCCAGGAAGTCTGTCCGAAAAACCGCAGGGTACCAGTCAATTGTCATTGGGAGTTTGCACCCCTGGCCCCCTTTACGCAACCCATGGATCTAGCTCGGCTCCTGGGGCTGTCCAACAGAGACTTTAGGGAAATCTTCGGGGCGACCCCCATGGGGTGGGCGGGCAAGGCAGTGCTGCAGCGCAATGCCGTGATCGTCTTAGCCAACGAAGGTACTCCACCGGCCAAAGACCTGATTGTTCAAGCCGCTAAAAGCACCAGTCCTCTGGTACGCAGTCACGCCGAAGCCTACCTTGCCCATCACTAGCAGGAAATTCAGGAGAGTGTAACGAACACTTTGCCAAGAATCTTCAAGGAAGGGTCGGTTCCATGACAAGGCTTCGCTGTGCAGTAGTTTTGGCCCTCATAGTCCTGCTTTTCATCGGTTGCACAACGACATCCTTTGCCTATTCCATCTCCGGAACCATCACCGACAACAAGGGAAGACCCATTGCTGGTGTAGTGGTCGTCACCGATGAGGATCCGCCCAAGATAGCGGTCACCGATGTCTGGGGACGATGGACCATCACCGGACTGACAGGGATCGTCAGGGTAACCGCTAGCAAACCCGGACGGATCTTTATTCCGGCCTCTCAGCTGGTGACAGGCCCGACAAACCGCCTGGATTGGACCCAGTCCCTGACCCCCATTGTCGGTGAGGCGGTAGCCACCCGGGAACAGGCCCGGGCCTGGCTAGACCATCGGGCTCCGGGTTGGGGCTGGTTGGCGGATTTATATTACGACATTGCCCCGGAATACGGGATTAGGCCCGATGTGGCCTTGGCCCAGGCGGTGAAGGAAACGGGGGCCTTCCGCTTCGACGGCATCGTGCAAGCGTGGCAGAACAACTTCTGTGGCCTGGGGGCCACGGGCACGCCTAGCGACGGGAACACCCCGTTAAATGGAGCCGATCCTACCCAAGTGCGTTTTCAGGCCGGCATATGCGGCGCCATCTTCACCAGTGCCGCCGCGGGCGTGGAAGCCCATATCCAGCATTTGTACGCCTACGCGACCACCAAGGCTCTGCCTGTGGATAAGGTTCTCCTCAGTCCACGCTTTGTCTACGTAAAGCGGGGTACTGCCCCCTTTGTGGAGTATCTGGGAGCGAGGGAAAACCCCAGCGGCAGTGGGTGGGCCTATCCAGGGCATACCTACGGCGCCACTTTGGTCTGGAACTACATCGAAGATCTAATCAGCTTTCCATATTAGAAGGAGTTGTGAGGATGCTTAAATCAGGCTTAGTATCGATCACCTTTCGTAAACTAACCCCCCGGCAGATCGTGGAGTTGGTTCAAAGGGCCGGGTTGGAAGGAATAGAATGGGGCGGCGATGTCCACGTCCCCCACGGGGACCTGGAAACGGCCAAATCTGTGCGACAATTGACCCAGGACGCAGGACTTTACACCGCGGCATACGGCTCCTATTATCGCTTGGGCGAGCCGGAACCAGATTTCTCCGCGGTACTCAAGACCGCTAAGGTTTTGGGAGCTCCCACCATTCGAGTGTGGGGCGGTGTCCGTCCCTCGGAAAAAGTGGATGAAGAGTATTATCAACGGATCGTGGAAGATGCCCGCCGCATTGCCCGGATGGCCCAAACCGAGGGGATCGTCGTGGCCTTGGAATTCCACGGTGGCACCATCACCGATACCAATGAAACCACCCTCCGCTTCTTGGCTGATGTGGCGGAACCAAACCTAAAAAGCTATTGGCAACCCGCGGTGGATGTGAGCGTGGAGTACCGGATAGCAGGACTCAAAGAGCTACTTCCCTACCTGGTAAATGTGCACACCTTCTACTGGGAACCTCGACACACCCGGCGGGCCCTGGCCGAAGGCGAGACAGTGTGGAAGCAATACCTGGAGGTAATCAAGACTTCGGGTAAGGAACACTGGCTGTTGGTGGAATTTGTCCGGGACGATGAGCCGGAGGCCTTCATGGAGGATGCGAAGACCCTGCTGAACTGGCTAAGATAGCCTACATTAACAGATGATTCAACTAGGCTCCCAGCAAGTCCCGGAAGAAGAAGTATAAAACTAAGCCCTAGACAGACATTAAAACATAAGCCAATATCAAGGAGGAGAAAAGCCATGTTTACCAAGCTGTTTTCGCCGGGCAAAATCGGGAGCCTCACATTGAAGAATCGTTTGATCATGCCTGCAATGGGATCGGGGATGCAGGACAGGGAAGGCTACGTCACCGAAAGACTGTATCACTACCATCGCGTGCGAGCAGCGGGCGGTGTGGGCATGGACACGGTGGAGATCGCGGCGGTCCATCCCACCAGCGGCGGATCGGGGTTGGCCATTTGGGACGACAAGTACATCCCCAAAATGAAGGAACTGGTGGATGTGATCCATCAAGGTGGGGCAGCAGCCTGTCTGCAATTGTGGCATGCGGGACGCCAGACCAATTCCCGGGTCACCGGGAGGCCCATCGTAGCCCCCTCCCCCATCCCCTGTCCCCTCTGCCAAGAGGAACCGGAAGAACTCAGTAAGGAGACGATCAAAGAGCTGGTAACTGCCTATGCCCAAGCGGCCCGGAGGGCTAAGGAAGCAGGTTTCGATGCCGTCGAACTCCACGGGGCCCATGGGTACCTCATCGCCCAATTCATGTCCCCCTATTCCAATAAACGTATAGATGAATACGGCGGCACCCTGGAAAACCGGGCCCGTTTCGCATTGGAGATCATCGCCGCGGTGCGGGATCAGGTGGGGCAGAACTACCCCCTCCTCTATCGGTTGAGCGGCGAGGAAATGGTGCGGGATGGGCTGACCATCGAGGATACGAAGAAGATCGCGAAGATCCTTGAAAAGGCAGGAGTAGATGCCATCCACGTTTCCATCGGTGCGTACGAGTCTTTGCGCTATACGGTACCTCCGATGGATCTGCCCCGGGGCTTCAACGTCTGGGCCGCGGCCGAGGTAAAGAAGGTAGTAGACATCCCTGTCATTACCGTGGGTCGTATCAACGACCCGCAATTGGCCGAAGACATCCTGGCCAAGGGCCAGGCGGACTTCATCGCCATCGGTCGTGCCTTGCTGACGGATCCCGAGTTTCCCAACAAGGCTCAGCAGGGACGATGGGATGAGATCAGACGTTGTATCGCCTGTAACCAGGGTTGTGTAGACCGACTCCTGTTGGAGGGCAAACACGCCACTTGTATCCTCAATCCGGAATGTGGCCGGGAGCAAGAATTCGAGCCCCTCACCCCCTCGAACAAGACCGTAGTGGTCGTGGGAGGCGGGGTGGCAGGTATGGAAGTGGCTCGACTGCTTAAACTGCGCGGCTGCAACGTAACCCTCTTTGAAGCCACCGATCGTCTCGGCGGCCAATGGCTGCTAGCCGGTGTCCTGCCGGACAAGTATGAAATCCGGGAGGATGCCCAATGGCTCATCAACCAGGTGAACAAGTTGGGCATTAATGTACAGTTGAACACGCCGGCGGATGTGGATAGAATCATGGCGGAGAATCCCGACGCTGTAGTTATCGCCACCGGATCAAGCCATGCCAAACCGAACATCGCCGGAGTGGACCAACCCCACGTGGTCTTTGCCAATTCTGTCTTGAAGGGCGAGGTCGAAGTAGGTCCCCAGGTGGTAGTCATTGGTGGTGGAGCCACTGGCCTGGAGATTGCAGACTTCTTGGCGGAGCAGGCCCACAAAGTGACCGTGGTAGAAAGCCTGGGAGACATCGGTGGAGCCACGGGCCCAGCCCGCAAATCCTTCCTATTGGAACGGCTAGCCAAGGGCAAAGTGAGGATCCTCACCGAAGTCGAAGTCCTTAGGATAAACCCCGACAGCGTGGATGTTTCCCTGGGGGACCGGGAGGATCGGATCCCCGCGGACACCGTGGTAATCGCCGCGGGCATGGAAAGCAATAACGAATTGGCAAAGCAGCTGCCCCCGGGAGTGCACGTAGAGATCATCGGCGATGCGAAAGAACCGGGACGTGCTACCGCAGCCATTTACGATGCTCATTTGGTGGCCCGCCGGATCTAAGAAACAGGGTGCCTCACCGGCACCCTGTTTCTTAGTGGCGAAAGAAGACATGCTGCCCGATAACCACCGTCACCGGTTGTTGGCGCACCCATTGATTGTTGGTCTTTTGGGGATTGTAAAACCCGTTGGCGCCTAGGGAAGGGTCCCGGCCCAACAGGGCCTCATGCACCGCGTTGACAGAATCGGGACCCGCGGGCAAATCGATCCGCCCGTCCCGCACCGGGCTATACTGATACGCCCCGGCCACCACTTGATAGATTACCTCATAGATGGTATCCGGATACCGGGGATCCGCCAGCCGGTTTAACACCGAAGCGGCCACTGCCACTTTCCCCTCGTAGGGTTCACCTTCGGCTTCCGCGTGGACGAGCCGAGCAAAAAGATCCAGCTCCCAGGGTTCCAAAGCAAACCGATATTGATCCTCGGCCCCCGGGGGTAGTAGCAGTTGCTGACCCACCCTCAGCGCCTCTGGGGACACTCCGTTGAGGGCCACCAGGGCATCGACGGTGGTGTTAAACCTTTGGGCAATCCGCCACAGGGCATCCCCCGGCTGCACCACATAGAACTTGTTGCTGGGCCCAGGGCCCAGGCCTTGATCCAGTTGTTGACAACCCGCGAAAAGAAGGCCAAAGAGTAGTATCATCCCCACCGAAAACAGTATTCTTGACTTCATCTGTTTCCCCCTCCAGTAGCATACCATGTGGACCAATTATCGATTTTCCAGGTAGATTTTCTTATAATTCTCTCAATTCGACAGATGGACCAAGAATACTTCTGGTAAGTGTTGGGGGGAGGAATCGGCCCAAGTCCTTGGGCCGATAACAATCAGCTTAGCAACTCTTTGAAACGTTGGTATTGCCCATCGAAGGCCTCGGTGTTTTGGGGGATGTACTCCTTCTGGGGGAAAGATCTGGCCACACAGGCCCGGATCTCCTCGAGGCTGCCCACCTGTCCGGCCACCATGGCCTGAACCATGAGATTACCGATGGAGGTAGCCTCCACAGGACC
Protein-coding regions in this window:
- a CDS encoding TrmB family transcriptional regulator, with protein sequence MERLQEIIASIKDLGFTEYEARAYIAALQKGQPVTGYELSKLSGVPTSKIYETIDRLKEKGALWANLTDPVKYVAVNPQQLLRQCQQQFEQTISFLNDNFAQLFIDKGSEQIWNIHGYDSILAKAEDIIENCTDQALVALWPEEAEPLEHALSNKDRVIVLAFGDLASLGTTRLFQHDYQKAVEEEQKNRLFVVTADGEEALIATMHQHAHGVWTTNPALVLIAQEYIKHEIYQVRIMRHFGEEFAEVFGHNLQKLRLG
- a CDS encoding acetate kinase encodes the protein MDVLVINSGSSSLKYKLFNMENETVLASGLVERIGVNGTGNYVFAHNGHEKRNLERPIENHREALKLVLDTLLDPTYGVVKDLSEIYAVGHRVLHGKEVYDDSVVITDEVVTTLEGFIELGPLHMPANIMGIKACSELMPNVVQVAAFDTAFHQTLPEKAFLYAVPYELYKEHGIRKYGFHGTSHRYLVHQAAEILGQPLEDLRIITMHLGNGCSMAAVKGGVCIDTTMGLTPLEGLVMGTRSGDVDPAITRFLAEKLNMSILDIDRMLNKESGLLGISGISSDMRDIHAAIREGNERARLAYEVFVYRIRKYVGSYAVALGGVDVMIFAGGIGENDHQVRYDVLKDMELLGVEIDEAKNQKGNRAENIISTDTSKVKVMVIPTDEELVIARDALRLAKAEYAVK
- the queG gene encoding tRNA epoxyqueuosine(34) reductase QueG, translated to MPLTLTTKLREKARELGIDALGIIPASSFQRLASLLEKRTLSPWAPQDRNAAIDPSLVLPKAQSIICTAISYNNEIGNSTGPRIARYARVQDYHRVFTGKLNQLGQYLQELTGAQFRVCVDTGPLFDREAAYLAGIGFYGKNNCIIHPELGSWVFLGEIVTTYPLPATGVSPLVSACGDCQRCLQACPTQALGPYRLDYTKCLSYLTQSKEFIPLDLWPQFENTLYGCDRCQEVCPKNRRVPVNCHWEFAPLAPFTQPMDLARLLGLSNRDFREIFGATPMGWAGKAVLQRNAVIVLANEGTPPAKDLIVQAAKSTSPLVRSHAEAYLAHH
- a CDS encoding sugar phosphate isomerase/epimerase; its protein translation is MLKSGLVSITFRKLTPRQIVELVQRAGLEGIEWGGDVHVPHGDLETAKSVRQLTQDAGLYTAAYGSYYRLGEPEPDFSAVLKTAKVLGAPTIRVWGGVRPSEKVDEEYYQRIVEDARRIARMAQTEGIVVALEFHGGTITDTNETTLRFLADVAEPNLKSYWQPAVDVSVEYRIAGLKELLPYLVNVHTFYWEPRHTRRALAEGETVWKQYLEVIKTSGKEHWLLVEFVRDDEPEAFMEDAKTLLNWLR
- a CDS encoding FAD-dependent oxidoreductase, translating into MFTKLFSPGKIGSLTLKNRLIMPAMGSGMQDREGYVTERLYHYHRVRAAGGVGMDTVEIAAVHPTSGGSGLAIWDDKYIPKMKELVDVIHQGGAAACLQLWHAGRQTNSRVTGRPIVAPSPIPCPLCQEEPEELSKETIKELVTAYAQAARRAKEAGFDAVELHGAHGYLIAQFMSPYSNKRIDEYGGTLENRARFALEIIAAVRDQVGQNYPLLYRLSGEEMVRDGLTIEDTKKIAKILEKAGVDAIHVSIGAYESLRYTVPPMDLPRGFNVWAAAEVKKVVDIPVITVGRINDPQLAEDILAKGQADFIAIGRALLTDPEFPNKAQQGRWDEIRRCIACNQGCVDRLLLEGKHATCILNPECGREQEFEPLTPSNKTVVVVGGGVAGMEVARLLKLRGCNVTLFEATDRLGGQWLLAGVLPDKYEIREDAQWLINQVNKLGINVQLNTPADVDRIMAENPDAVVIATGSSHAKPNIAGVDQPHVVFANSVLKGEVEVGPQVVVIGGGATGLEIADFLAEQAHKVTVVESLGDIGGATGPARKSFLLERLAKGKVRILTEVEVLRINPDSVDVSLGDREDRIPADTVVIAAGMESNNELAKQLPPGVHVEIIGDAKEPGRATAAIYDAHLVARRI
- a CDS encoding LysM peptidoglycan-binding domain-containing protein; this encodes MKSRILFSVGMILLFGLLFAGCQQLDQGLGPGPSNKFYVVQPGDALWRIAQRFNTTVDALVALNGVSPEALRVGQQLLLPPGAEDQYRFALEPWELDLFARLVHAEAEGEPYEGKVAVAASVLNRLADPRYPDTIYEVIYQVVAGAYQYSPVRDGRIDLPAGPDSVNAVHEALLGRDPSLGANGFYNPQKTNNQWVRQQPVTVVIGQHVFFRH